In Pseudomonas sp. R76, one genomic interval encodes:
- the dapA gene encoding 4-hydroxy-tetrahydrodipicolinate synthase, with amino-acid sequence MIAGSMVALVTPMDAQGHLDWDSLGKLVDFHLQEGTNAIVAVGTTGESATLDVEEHIQVIEFVVKRVAGRIAVIAGTGANSTREAIELTKNAKKAGADACLLVTPYYNKPTQEGLFQHFRTIAEAVDIPQILYNVPGRTACDMKAETVIRLSTVPNIIGIKEATGDLQRAKDILAGVSSDFLVYSGDDATAVELILLGGKGNISVTANVAPRAMSELCAAAIAGDAVTARAIHEKLMPLNKTLFIESNPIPVKWALFEMGLMPDGIRLPLTRLSEACHEPLRQALRQSGVLV; translated from the coding sequence ATGATTGCGGGCAGTATGGTGGCACTGGTCACACCCATGGATGCACAAGGTCATCTCGACTGGGATAGCCTGGGCAAACTGGTGGACTTCCACCTGCAAGAGGGCACCAACGCCATTGTGGCGGTCGGCACCACGGGTGAGTCGGCCACACTTGATGTGGAAGAACACATCCAGGTGATCGAATTCGTGGTCAAGCGCGTCGCGGGCCGTATTGCCGTGATCGCCGGTACGGGCGCCAACTCGACGCGTGAAGCGATCGAGCTGACCAAAAACGCCAAGAAAGCCGGCGCCGATGCCTGCCTGCTGGTGACCCCGTACTACAACAAGCCGACCCAGGAAGGCCTGTTCCAGCACTTTCGCACCATTGCCGAAGCCGTTGATATCCCGCAGATCCTCTACAACGTGCCTGGCCGTACTGCGTGCGACATGAAGGCCGAGACCGTGATCCGCCTGTCCACCGTGCCGAACATCATCGGCATCAAGGAAGCCACTGGCGACCTGCAGCGCGCCAAGGACATCCTGGCCGGCGTGAGCAGCGACTTCCTGGTGTATTCCGGTGACGACGCAACGGCGGTCGAGCTGATCCTGCTGGGTGGCAAAGGCAACATCTCCGTGACCGCCAACGTCGCCCCGCGCGCCATGAGCGAGCTGTGCGCCGCCGCCATCGCCGGCGATGCGGTGACTGCTCGCGCGATCCACGAGAAGCTGATGCCGCTCAACAAAACACTGTTTATCGAATCCAACCCTATTCCCGTGAAATGGGCGCTGTTTGAGATGGGCCTGATGCCGGACGGTATCCGTCTGCCGCTCACCCGGCTCAGCGAAGCCTGTCACGAACCGCTGCGACAGGCCCTGCGCCAGTCCGGCGTCCTGGTTTAA
- a CDS encoding MBL fold metallo-hydrolase — protein MRFAVLGSGSQGNGTLVAHDDTYVLVDCGFSLKETERRLLRLGVHPTQLSAILVTHEHADHVHGVGLLSRRYNLPVYLSRGTLRGMRKPIEPAGFLAGGEQLQIGALSIDVIAVAHDAQEPTQYVFSDGERRFGVLTDLGSYCSRVLDGYRDLDALMIESNHCRDLLARGHYPYFLKQRVGGELGHLNNHQAAYLVYELGWQDLQHLVLAHLSSKNNLPQLARQCFVDTLGCDPDWLQLADQDSGLDWRHIA, from the coding sequence ATGCGTTTTGCCGTTCTCGGCAGCGGTAGCCAAGGGAACGGCACGCTGGTCGCCCACGACGACACGTACGTGCTGGTGGATTGTGGTTTCTCGTTAAAAGAAACCGAGCGGCGCCTGCTGCGCCTGGGGGTTCACCCCACGCAGCTGAGCGCGATTCTAGTGACCCACGAACATGCCGACCACGTGCATGGCGTGGGTTTGCTGTCTCGGCGCTACAATCTTCCGGTGTACCTGAGTCGCGGCACATTGCGCGGGATGCGCAAACCCATAGAACCCGCAGGTTTCCTGGCCGGTGGCGAACAGCTGCAGATTGGTGCGTTGAGCATCGATGTGATTGCCGTGGCGCACGACGCCCAGGAGCCTACGCAGTACGTTTTCAGTGACGGTGAGCGGCGTTTCGGCGTGCTCACCGACCTGGGTTCCTACTGCTCCAGGGTGCTGGACGGTTACCGCGACCTCGATGCATTGATGATCGAGTCCAACCACTGTCGAGACCTGCTGGCGCGTGGTCATTACCCGTACTTTCTCAAGCAGCGGGTGGGCGGCGAGCTCGGACATTTGAACAACCACCAGGCGGCGTACCTGGTGTATGAGTTGGGCTGGCAAGACTTGCAACACTTGGTCCTGGCCCACCTGAGCAGCAAGAACAACCTGCCGCAGCTGGCCCGGCAATGTTTTGTCGATACCCTCGGGTGCGACCCGGACTGGCTGCAACTGGCCGATCAAGATTCAGGGCTAGATTGGCGACACATCGCCTAG
- a CDS encoding glycine cleavage system protein R: protein MSTPTVREQFLVISALGANPMELTNVLCRASHENRCAVVTSRLTRHGECSALVLQISGTWDALARLETGLPGLAKKHDFTVNVVRSAALENRPQALPYVAYVSSAYRSDIVNELCQFFIDHNVELENLTCDTYQAPQTGGTMLNATFTVTLPAGVQISWLRDQFLDFADALNLDALIEPWRPQNPM from the coding sequence ATGTCCACCCCCACAGTTCGCGAACAATTCCTTGTTATCAGTGCCCTCGGCGCCAACCCCATGGAGCTGACTAACGTCCTGTGCCGCGCCAGCCATGAAAACCGCTGCGCCGTCGTGACCTCCCGCCTCACTCGCCACGGCGAATGCAGCGCGCTGGTGCTGCAGATTTCCGGCACCTGGGACGCCTTGGCGCGCCTGGAGACTGGCCTGCCAGGCCTGGCCAAGAAGCACGATTTCACCGTTAACGTGGTGCGCAGCGCCGCGCTGGAGAACCGCCCACAGGCGCTGCCGTATGTGGCGTATGTCAGCTCGGCCTACCGCTCGGACATCGTCAATGAGCTGTGCCAGTTCTTTATCGACCACAACGTCGAGCTGGAAAACCTGACCTGCGACACCTACCAGGCGCCGCAAACCGGCGGCACCATGCTCAACGCCACGTTCACCGTGACCTTGCCGGCCGGCGTACAGATCAGTTGGCTGCGTGACCAGTTCCTGGATTTCGCCGATGCCCTGAACCTCGACGCACTGATCGAGCCATGGCGCCCACAGAACCCAATGTAA
- the bamC gene encoding outer membrane protein assembly factor BamC, with protein MKRLAGLSALALIISSTSGCGWIWGPDGYFRDRGSDYLEAQATKPMQLPPDVNVAKRLDPLLPIPRNVADDTTKGEYVVPRPQPISAVADASDYSLQKSGDNRWIIAQRPPAEVWPVALQFFQDNGFRIDQQRPQTGEFTTAWQRGSELSANMAQRLQAGGVAADNEARVRVRIEPGVQRNTSEVYVVSAERPAGSTANVDFTPRSVNMGVDAALVDEMLASMSRISEKGGSVSLLAARDYDTPNRVSLTEDGSGNVVLNLGEDLDRAWASVGRALEKGPWRVEDINRSLGLYYINVAEKAEKKDDEPGFFGKLFGSKPTKEEIETRAERYQVRLSKVGESVQVTVEKNINTVAPAETARKVLGVIQDNLG; from the coding sequence ATGAAGCGATTGGCCGGACTTTCCGCACTTGCCTTGATTATCTCCAGCACCAGTGGCTGCGGTTGGATTTGGGGCCCGGATGGTTACTTCCGTGACCGCGGCAGCGATTACCTGGAAGCACAAGCAACCAAACCGATGCAACTGCCGCCGGACGTCAATGTCGCCAAGCGCCTTGACCCGTTGCTGCCTATCCCGCGCAACGTCGCCGACGACACCACCAAGGGTGAGTACGTGGTGCCGCGTCCGCAGCCGATCTCGGCAGTGGCGGACGCCAGCGACTACAGCCTGCAGAAGAGCGGCGACAACCGCTGGATCATCGCCCAGCGCCCACCTGCCGAAGTCTGGCCAGTGGCGCTGCAGTTCTTCCAGGACAACGGTTTCCGCATCGACCAGCAACGCCCGCAGACCGGTGAGTTCACCACTGCATGGCAGCGTGGTAGCGAATTGTCCGCCAACATGGCTCAGCGTCTGCAGGCCGGTGGTGTAGCCGCCGATAACGAAGCTCGTGTGCGTGTGCGCATCGAGCCAGGCGTGCAGCGCAACACCAGTGAAGTCTATGTAGTCAGCGCCGAGCGTCCTGCCGGCAGCACCGCTAACGTCGACTTCACCCCGCGTTCGGTCAACATGGGCGTAGACGCCGCGTTGGTCGACGAGATGCTGGCCAGCATGAGCCGTATCTCCGAGAAGGGCGGTTCGGTTTCCCTGCTCGCCGCGCGTGATTACGACACGCCTAACCGCGTCAGCCTCACCGAAGACGGCAGCGGCAACGTCGTGCTGAACCTGGGTGAAGACCTCGACCGCGCCTGGGCCAGTGTTGGCCGCGCGTTGGAGAAGGGCCCTTGGCGAGTTGAAGACATCAACCGCAGTCTGGGCCTGTACTACATCAACGTGGCTGAAAAGGCTGAGAAGAAAGACGACGAGCCAGGTTTCTTCGGCAAATTGTTCGGCAGCAAGCCGACCAAGGAAGAGATCGAAACCCGTGCCGAGCGTTACCAGGTTCGTTTGAGCAAGGTTGGCGAAAGCGTACAAGTCACCGTCGAGAAAAACATCAACACCGTTGCGCCAGCTGAAACAGCGCGCAAAGTGTTGGGCGTGATTCAGGACAACCTGGGCTGA
- a CDS encoding peroxiredoxin, translating into MPVAIDKPVADFEAQATSGQTFSLAALKGKQVVIYFYPKDSTPGCTTEGQGFRDQYAAFKAADTEVFGVSRDSVKSHENFKGKQEFPFELISDKDEAVCQLFDVIKLKKLYGKEYLGVDRSTFLIDKKGVLRQEWRGVKVPGHVDAVLAAAQALNKA; encoded by the coding sequence ATGCCGGTAGCCATCGACAAACCCGTGGCCGATTTCGAAGCCCAGGCCACCAGCGGCCAGACCTTCAGCCTCGCTGCCCTCAAGGGCAAGCAAGTGGTGATCTACTTCTACCCCAAGGACAGCACCCCGGGCTGCACCACCGAAGGCCAGGGTTTTCGTGACCAATACGCAGCGTTCAAGGCCGCCGACACCGAAGTGTTTGGCGTGTCCCGCGACAGCGTGAAGTCCCACGAAAACTTCAAGGGCAAGCAGGAATTCCCCTTCGAGCTGATCAGCGACAAGGACGAAGCCGTTTGCCAGCTGTTTGATGTGATCAAGCTGAAGAAGCTGTATGGCAAGGAATACCTGGGCGTGGATCGCAGCACCTTTTTGATCGACAAAAAGGGTGTGCTGCGCCAGGAATGGCGTGGTGTGAAAGTGCCGGGCCATGTGGATGCCGTGTTGGCAGCGGCGCAGGCGTTGAACAAGGCCTGA